The Procambarus clarkii isolate CNS0578487 chromosome 46, FALCON_Pclarkii_2.0, whole genome shotgun sequence genome includes a region encoding these proteins:
- the LOC138350549 gene encoding filaggrin-2-like: MWGCVDGSLAVSGYKDQTQRVQGPDTAGTRTRHSGYKDQTHSGYKDQTQRVQQDTAGTARHNGHSKTQREQQDRTQREPQTGHSGYKDHRPDTAGTRTTDRTQRIPQTGHSGYHRQNTADTTDRTQRAPQTGHSGHSKTQRAPQTGHSGYHRPDTEGTTHRTQRVPQIGHSGHHRPDTAGTARHSGYHRPDTAGTTHRTQRVPHTGHSGYHRPDTAGTTHLTQRVPQGRTQRVQGPDTAGTTDRTQRVPQTGHNGYHRPDTAGTRTGHSGYHRDGHSGYKDRTQREPQTGHSGYHTPDTAGTTDRTQRAPQTGHSGHHRPDTAGTTDRTQRAQQDTAGTTDRTQRVPQTGHSGYHTPDTAGTARHSGHHRPDTSGTTDRTQRASQTGHSGYHRPDTAGTTDRTQRAQTRHSGHSKTQRVPQTGHSGHKTQRAQQDTAGTTHQTQRAPHTGHSGHKTQRAQQDTAGTNKTQRAPQTGHSGYHRPDTAGTTDRTQRAQTRHSGHSKTQRVPQTGHSGHKTQRAQQDTAGTTHRTQRAPQTGHSGHKTQRAQQDTAGTTHRTQRAPQTGHSGHHTPDTAGTRHSGHSKTQRAPHTGHSGHHRPDTAGTTHRTQRAPHTGHSGHHRPDTAGTTDRTQRVPQTGHSGHHTPDTAGTTHRTQRAPQTGHSGHHRPDTAGTTDRTQRVPQTGHSGHKQDTAGTARHSGHHTPDTAGTTHRTQRAQDTAGTARHSGHKQDTAGTNKTQRAQTRHSGHKQDTAGTTHRTQRAQDTAGTTHRTQRAPHTGHSGHHRPDTAGTRHSGHSKTQRAPHTGHSGHKTQRAQQDTAGATDRTQRAPQTGHSGHSKTQRAPHTGHSGHSKTQRVPQTGHSGHHRPDTAGTNKTQRVQQDTAGTTHRTQRAPHTGHSGHHTPDTAGTTHRTQRAQDTAGTARHSGHHTPDTAGTTDRTQRVPQTGHSGYHRPDTAGTTDRTQRAQGPDTAGTARHSGHHTPDTAGTRHSGHSKTQRVPHTGHSGHHRDGHSGHHRPDTAGTRHSGHSKTQRVPQTGHSGYKDRTQRAQQDTAGTTDRTQRAQQDTAAVGAKRPTSAAQKT; encoded by the exons ATGtggggctgtgttgatggctctcTGGCAGTCAG CGGGTACAAGGACCAGACACAGCGGGTACAAGGACCAGACACAGCGGGTACAAGGACCAGACACAGCGGGTACAAGGACCAGACACACAGCGGGTACAAGGACCAGACACAGCGGGTACAGCAAGACACAGCGGGCACAGCAAGACACAACGGGCACAGCAAGACACAGCGGGAACAACAAGACCGGACACAGCGGGAACCACAGACCGGACACAGCGGGTACAAGGACCACAGACCGGACACAGCGGGTACAAGGACCACAGATCGGACACAGCGGATACCACAGACCGGACACAGCGGGTACCACAGACAGAACACAGCGGATACCACAGACCGGACACAGCGGGCACCACAGACCGGACACAGCGGGCACAGCAAGACACAGCGGGCACCACAGACCGGACACAGCGGATACCACAGACCGGACACAGAGGGTACCACACACCGGACACAGCGGGTACCACAGATCGGACACAGCGGGCACCACAGACCGGACACAGCGGGCACAGCAAGACACAGCGGGTACCACAGACCGGACACAGCGGGTACCACACACCGGACACAGCGGGTACCACACACCGGACACAGCGGGTACCACAGACCGGACACAGCGggtaccacacacctgacacagcgGGTACCACAGGGACGGACACAGCGGGTACAAGGACCGGACACAGCGGGTACCACAGACCGGACACAGCGGGTACCACAGACCGGACACAACGGGTACCACAGACCGGACACAGCGGGTACAAGGACCGGACACAGCGGGTACCACAGGGACGGACACAGCGGGTACAAGGACCGGACACAGCGGGAACCACAGACCGGACACAGCGGGTACCACACACCGGACACAGCGGGTACCACAGACCGGACACAGCGGGCACCACAGACCGGACACAGCGGGCACCACAGACCGGACACAGCGGGTACCACAGACCGGACACAGCGGGCACAGCAAGACACAGCGGGCACCACAGACCGGACACAGCGGGTACCACAGACCGGACACAGCGGGTACCACACACCGGACACAGCGGGCACAGCAAGACACAGCGGGCACCACCGACCGGACACATCGGGTACCACAGACCGGACACAGCGGGCATCACAGACCGGACACAGCGGGTACCACAGACCGGACACAGCGGGCACCACAGACCGGACACAGCGGGCACAAACAAGACACAGCGGGCACAGCAAGACACAGCGGGTACCACAGACCGGACACAGCGGGCACAAGACACAGCGGGCACAGCAAGACACAGCGggcaccacacaccagacacagcgGGCACCACACACCGGACACAGCGGGCACAAGACACAGCGGGCACAGCAAGACACAGCGGGCACAAACAAGACACAGCGGGCACCACAGACCGGACACAGCGGGTACCACAGACCGGACACAGCGGGTACCACAGACCGGACACAGCGGGCACAAACAAGACACAGCGGGCACAGCAAGACACAGCGGGTACCACAGACCGGACACAGCGGGCACAAGACACAGCGGGCACAGCAAGACACAGCGGGCACCACACACCGGACACAGCGGGCACCACAGACCGGACACAGCGGGCACAAGACACAGCGGGCACAGCAAGACACAGCGGGCACCACACACCGGACACAGCGGGCACCACAGACCGGACACAGCGGGCACCACACACCGGACACAGCGGGCACAAGACACAGCGGGCACAGCAAGACACAGCGGGCACCACACACCGGACACAGCGGGCACCACAGACCGGACACAGCGGGCACCACACACCGGACACAGCGGGCACCACACACCGGACACAGCGGGCACCACAGACCAGACACAGCGGGCACCACAGACCGGACACAGCGGGTACCACAGACCGGACACAGCGGGCACCACACACCGGACACAGCGGGTACCACACACCGGACACAGCGGGCACCACAGACCGGACACAGCGGGCACCACAGACCGGACACAGCGGGCACCACAGACCGGACACAGCGGGTACCACAGACCGGACACAGCGGGCACAAACAAGACACAGCGGGCACAGCAAGACACAGCGggcaccacacaccagacacagcgGGCACCACACACCGGACACAGCGGGCACAAGACACAGCGGGCACAGCAAGACACAGCGGGCACAAACAAGACACAGCGGGCACAAACAAGACACAGCGGGCACAAACAAGACACAGCGGGCACAAACAAGACACAGCGGGCACCACACACCGGACACAGCGGGCACAAGACACAGCGGGCACCACACACCGGACACAGCGGGCACCACACACCGGACACAGCGGGCACCACAGACCGGACACAGCGGGCACAAGACACAGCGGGCACAGCAAGACACAGCGGGCACCACACACCGGACACAGCGGGCACAAGACACAGCGGGCACAGCAAGACACAGCGGGTGCCACAGACCGGACACAGCGGGCACCACAGACCGGACACAGCGGGCACAGCAAGACACAGCGGGCACCACACACCGGACACAGCGGGCACAGCAAGACACAGCGGGTGCCACAGACCGGACACAGCGGGCACCACAGACCGGACACAGCGGGCACAAACAAGACACAGCGGGTACAGCAAGACACAGCGGGCACCACACACCGGACACAGCGGGCACCACACACCGGACACAGCGGGCACCACACACCGGACACAGCGGGCACCACACACCGGACACAGCGGGCACAAGACACAGCGGGCACAGCAAGACACAGCGGGCACCACACACCGGACACAGCGGGTACCACAGACCGGACACAGCGGGTACCACAGACCGGACACAGCGGGTACCACAGACCGGACACAGCGGGCACCACAGACCGGACACAGCGGGCACAAGGACCGGACACAGCGGGTACAGCAAGACACAGCGGGCACCACACACCGGACACAGCGGGCACAAGACACAGCGGGCACAGCAAGACACAGCGGGTACCACACACCGGACACAGCGGGCACCACAGGGACGGACACAGCGGGCACCACAGACCAGACACAGCGGGCACAAGACACAGCGGGCACAGCAAGACACAGCGGGTACCACAGACCGGACACAGCGGGTACAAGGACCGGACACAGCGGGCACAGCAAGACACAGCGGGCACCACAGACCGGACACAGCGGGCACAGCAAGACACAGCCGCGGTTGGCGCCAAAAGACCCACTTCCGCCGCCCAGAAGACTTGA